Proteins found in one Methylobacterium sp. CB376 genomic segment:
- the rpsS gene encoding 30S ribosomal protein S19 codes for MARSVWKGPFVDGYLLKKAETARGSTRAEVIKIWSRRSTILPQFVGLTFGVYNGQKHIPVYVTEEMVGHKFGEFSPTRTFHGHAADKKAKRR; via the coding sequence ATGGCACGTTCAGTCTGGAAGGGGCCGTTCGTCGACGGCTACCTCCTGAAGAAGGCGGAGACCGCGCGCGGCTCGACCCGCGCCGAGGTGATCAAGATCTGGAGCCGCCGCTCCACGATCCTTCCGCAGTTCGTTGGCCTGACCTTCGGGGTCTACAACGGGCAGAAGCACATCCCGGTCTACGTCACCGAGGAGATGGTCGGGCACAAGTTCGGCGAGTTCTCGCCGACCCGGACCTTCCACGGTCACGCGGCCGACAAGAAGGCGAAGAGG
- the rplB gene encoding 50S ribosomal protein L2, with amino-acid sequence MALKTFKPVTPSLRQLVIVDRSELYKGKPVKALTEGKISSGGRNNLGRVTVRFRGGGHKRTLRNVDFKRREFAGKVGTVERIEYDPNRTAFIALVSYEGGGQSYILAPQRVKAGDRVVSGEQVDIKPGNAMPIGNMPVGTIVHNVELKIGKGGALARSAGNYAQIVGRDQGYVTLRLNSGEQRLVHGQCYATVGAVSNPDHMNISLGKAGRKRWLGRRPHNRGVAMNPIDHPHGGGEGRTSGGRHPVTPWGFPTKGKKTRSNKRTDTFIVSSRHNRKK; translated from the coding sequence ATGGCTTTGAAGACATTCAAGCCGGTCACGCCGAGCCTTCGCCAGCTCGTGATCGTGGACCGGTCCGAGCTCTACAAGGGCAAGCCGGTGAAGGCGCTGACCGAGGGCAAGATCTCCTCCGGCGGCCGCAACAACCTCGGCCGGGTGACCGTCCGCTTCCGCGGCGGCGGCCACAAGCGCACCCTGCGCAACGTCGACTTCAAGCGGCGTGAATTCGCCGGCAAGGTCGGGACCGTGGAGCGGATCGAGTACGATCCGAACCGCACCGCCTTCATCGCCCTCGTGAGCTACGAGGGCGGCGGCCAGAGCTACATCCTGGCGCCGCAGCGCGTGAAGGCCGGCGACCGGGTGGTCTCGGGCGAGCAGGTCGACATCAAGCCGGGCAACGCCATGCCGATCGGCAACATGCCGGTGGGCACGATCGTCCACAATGTCGAGCTCAAGATCGGCAAGGGCGGGGCGCTGGCGCGCTCGGCGGGCAACTACGCCCAGATCGTCGGCCGCGACCAGGGCTACGTGACGCTGCGCCTCAACTCGGGCGAGCAGCGCCTCGTGCACGGCCAGTGCTACGCCACTGTGGGCGCGGTCTCGAACCCCGACCACATGAACATCTCGCTCGGCAAGGCGGGGCGCAAGCGCTGGCTCGGCCGGCGCCCGCACAACCGCGGCGTCGCGATGAACCCGATCGATCACCCGCACGGCGGCGGCGAGGGCCGCACCTCGGGCGGCCGTCACCCGGTCACCCCCTGGGGCTTCCCGACCAAGGGCAAGAAGACCCGCTCGAACAAGCGCACCGACACCTTCATCGTGTCGAGCCGCCACAACCGCAAGAAGTAA
- a CDS encoding 50S ribosomal protein L23 codes for MSADPRHYDVIVAPVITEKATNLSELNKVVFRVAPKATKPQIKEAVERLFEVKVKSVNTLITKGKTKMFRGQRGQRSDVKKAIVTLEEGQTIDVTTGL; via the coding sequence ATGAGTGCGGATCCGCGCCACTACGACGTGATCGTCGCTCCGGTGATCACCGAGAAGGCCACCAACCTCTCGGAGCTGAACAAGGTGGTCTTCCGGGTCGCCCCGAAGGCCACCAAGCCGCAGATCAAGGAAGCGGTCGAGCGGCTGTTCGAGGTCAAGGTGAAGAGCGTCAACACGCTGATCACCAAGGGCAAGACCAAGATGTTCCGCGGGCAGCGGGGCCAGCGTTCGGACGTGAAGAAGGCGATCGTGACCCTCGAAGAGGGCCAGACGATCGACGTCACGACCGGGCTGTGA
- the rplD gene encoding 50S ribosomal protein L4 — protein MKFEITTLDGGEAGSVEVNEAIFGLEPRADLLQRCVRWQLAKRQAGTHKVKTRSEISRTTKKMYKQKGTGNARHGAASAPQFRGGARAFGPVVRSHAHDLPKKVRALALRHALSAKARAASLVVVDDVRLEDGKTKALKDRFGALGWSNALIIGGAEVDENFGRAARNLPSIDVLPVQGINVYDILRRDKLVLTRAAVDALEARFK, from the coding sequence ATGAAGTTCGAGATCACGACCCTCGACGGCGGCGAGGCCGGTTCGGTCGAGGTCAACGAGGCCATCTTCGGGCTCGAGCCGCGCGCCGACCTGCTCCAGCGCTGCGTGCGCTGGCAGCTGGCCAAGCGCCAGGCCGGCACCCACAAGGTGAAGACCCGGTCCGAGATCAGCCGGACCACCAAGAAGATGTACAAGCAGAAGGGCACCGGCAACGCCCGCCACGGCGCCGCCTCGGCCCCGCAATTCCGCGGCGGCGCCCGGGCCTTCGGGCCGGTGGTGCGCTCCCACGCCCACGACCTTCCCAAGAAGGTGCGGGCGCTGGCGCTCCGCCACGCCCTCTCGGCCAAGGCGCGGGCCGCCTCCCTCGTCGTCGTCGACGACGTGCGGCTGGAGGACGGCAAGACCAAGGCCCTCAAGGACCGCTTCGGCGCACTCGGCTGGTCGAACGCGCTGATCATCGGCGGCGCCGAGGTGGACGAGAATTTCGGCCGCGCCGCGCGCAACCTGCCGTCCATCGACGTCCTGCCGGTGCAGGGCATCAACGTCTACGACATCCTGCGGCGCGACAAGCTCGTCCTGACGCGCGCGGCCGTCGATGCGCTGGAGGCGCGTTTCAAATGA
- the rplC gene encoding 50S ribosomal protein L3 has protein sequence MRSGVIAQKVGMTRVFTDAGEHVPVTVLKVDQCQVVAHRTVEKNGYVALQVGVGKAKVKNVSKAERGRFAIAKVEPKRKLAEFRVTEDALIPVGAEITADHFIPGQFVDVTGTTTGKGFAGGMKRWNFGGLRATHGVSISHRSIGSTGGRQDPGKTFKNKKMPGHLGVERVTTQNLRVVRTDPERGLILVEGAVPGVAGGWIQIRDAVKRKLPAEAPMPGKFRELADGAAPAVDAAPEAPAVEENA, from the coding sequence ATGCGCTCAGGAGTCATCGCACAGAAGGTCGGCATGACCCGCGTCTTCACGGACGCCGGCGAGCATGTTCCGGTCACCGTGCTCAAGGTCGATCAGTGCCAGGTGGTCGCCCACCGCACGGTCGAGAAGAACGGCTACGTCGCGCTGCAGGTCGGCGTCGGCAAGGCCAAGGTCAAGAACGTGTCCAAGGCCGAGCGCGGCCGCTTCGCGATCGCCAAGGTCGAGCCGAAGCGCAAGCTCGCCGAGTTCCGCGTGACCGAGGACGCGCTGATCCCGGTCGGCGCCGAGATCACCGCGGACCACTTCATCCCGGGCCAGTTCGTCGACGTGACGGGCACGACCACGGGCAAGGGCTTCGCCGGCGGCATGAAGCGCTGGAACTTCGGCGGCCTGCGCGCCACGCACGGCGTGTCGATCTCGCACCGCTCGATCGGCTCGACCGGCGGCCGCCAGGACCCGGGCAAGACCTTCAAGAACAAGAAGATGCCGGGCCATCTCGGCGTCGAGCGGGTCACGACCCAGAACCTGCGCGTCGTGCGCACCGATCCGGAGCGCGGCCTGATCCTGGTCGAGGGCGCGGTCCCGGGCGTGGCCGGCGGCTGGATCCAGATCCGCGACGCCGTGAAGCGCAAGCTGCCGGCCGAGGCGCCGATGCCGGGCAAGTTCCGCGAACTCGCCGACGGCGCGGCCCCGGCGGTGGACGCCGCCCCCGAGGCTCCGGCGGTTGAGGAGAACGCGTGA
- the rpsJ gene encoding 30S ribosomal protein S10 → MNGQNIRIRLKAFDHRILDSSTREIVSTAKRTGAQVRGPIPLPTRIERFTVNRSPHIDKKSREQFEMRTHKRVLDIVDPTPQTVDALMKLDLAAGVDVEIKL, encoded by the coding sequence ATGAACGGCCAGAACATCCGCATTCGCCTGAAGGCGTTCGATCATCGCATCCTGGATTCGTCGACCCGCGAGATCGTCTCGACGGCGAAGCGGACCGGGGCCCAGGTCCGCGGGCCGATCCCGCTGCCGACCCGGATCGAGCGCTTCACCGTCAACCGCTCGCCCCACATCGACAAGAAGTCGCGCGAGCAGTTCGAGATGCGCACCCACAAGCGCGTGCTCGACATCGTCGACCCCACCCCGCAGACCGTGGACGCGCTGATGAAGCTCGACCTCGCCGCGGGCGTGGACGTGGAGATCAAGCTCTAG
- the tuf gene encoding elongation factor Tu, with amino-acid sequence MAKEKFSRTKPHCNIGTIGHVDHGKTSLTAAITKVLAEAGGATFTAYDQIDKAPEEKARGITISTAHVEYETPNRHYAHVDCPGHADYVKNMITGAAQMDGAILVVSAADGPMPQTREHILLARQVGVPALVVFMNKVDMVDDPELLDLVELEVRELLSKYDFPGDDIPITKGSALCALENREPKIGHDAILELMKTVDEYIPQPERPIDLPFLMPIEDVFSISGRGTVVTGRVERGIIKVGEEVEIVGIRPTTKTTVTGVEMFRKLLDQGQAGDNVGVLLRGTKREDVERGQVVCKPGSVKPHTKFKAEAYILTKEEGGRHTPFFTNYRPQFYFRTTDVTGVVQLPEGTEMVMPGDNVTMDVTLIVPVAMEEKLRFAIREGGRTVGAGVVASISE; translated from the coding sequence ATGGCGAAGGAAAAGTTTTCGCGGACGAAGCCGCACTGCAACATCGGGACGATCGGGCACGTTGACCACGGCAAGACGTCCCTGACGGCGGCGATCACGAAGGTGCTTGCGGAGGCGGGCGGGGCGACGTTCACGGCCTACGACCAGATCGACAAGGCGCCGGAGGAGAAGGCGCGGGGGATCACGATCTCGACGGCGCACGTGGAGTACGAGACGCCGAACCGTCACTACGCGCACGTGGACTGCCCCGGTCACGCGGACTACGTGAAGAACATGATCACCGGGGCGGCGCAGATGGACGGCGCGATCCTGGTGGTGTCGGCGGCGGACGGCCCGATGCCGCAGACGCGCGAGCACATCCTGCTGGCGCGGCAGGTCGGCGTTCCGGCGCTGGTGGTGTTCATGAACAAGGTCGACATGGTCGACGACCCGGAGCTTCTCGACCTTGTGGAGCTTGAGGTGCGGGAGCTTCTGTCGAAGTACGACTTCCCGGGCGACGACATCCCGATCACCAAGGGCTCGGCGCTGTGCGCGCTGGAGAACCGGGAGCCGAAGATCGGTCACGACGCGATCCTCGAGCTGATGAAGACGGTGGACGAGTACATCCCGCAGCCGGAGCGTCCGATCGACCTGCCGTTCCTGATGCCGATCGAGGACGTGTTCTCGATCTCGGGGCGCGGCACGGTGGTGACGGGCCGTGTCGAGCGCGGGATCATCAAGGTGGGCGAGGAGGTCGAGATCGTGGGGATCCGTCCGACCACCAAGACGACGGTGACGGGCGTGGAGATGTTCCGCAAGCTGCTGGACCAGGGCCAGGCCGGGGACAACGTCGGCGTGCTGCTTCGCGGGACCAAGCGGGAGGACGTCGAGCGCGGTCAGGTGGTGTGCAAGCCGGGCTCGGTGAAGCCGCACACGAAGTTCAAGGCGGAGGCGTACATCCTGACGAAGGAGGAGGGCGGGCGGCACACGCCGTTCTTCACGAACTACCGTCCGCAATTCTACTTCCGGACGACGGACGTGACCGGGGTGGTTCAGCTTCCCGAGGGCACCGAGATGGTGATGCCGGGCGACAACGTGACGATGGACGTGACGCTGATCGTGCCGGTGGCGATGGAGGAGAAGCTGCGCTTCGCCATCCGCGAGGGCGGCCGCACCGTCGGCGCCGGCGTCGTCGCCTCCATCTCCGAGTAA
- the fusA gene encoding elongation factor G, with protein MPRTHAIEDYRNFGIMAHIDAGKTTTTERILYYTGKSHKIGEVHEGAATMDWMEQEQERGITITSAATTCFWRDKRLNIIDTPGHVDFTIEVERSLRVLDGAVCVLDGNQGVEPQTETVWRQADKYDVPRVVFVNKMDKIGADFFKCVADIIDRVAGKPVCLQLPIGSENNFRGVIDLIKMKAIVWSGEALGANFSEEAIPADLAEQAAEYRTKLIEACVEMDDDAMTAYLDGVEPDEDTMRRLVRTAVQRRAFHPVLCGSAFKNKGVQPLLDAVVDYLPSPADRGEIKGIDYKTEEEVVRRPSDAEPFSMLAFKIMDDPHVGTITFCRIYSGKVESGANLLNSTRDKRERVGRMLLMHANNREDIKEAYAGDIVALAGLKDTRTGDTLCDPTKAVILEKMEFPEPVIEIAVEPKSKADQEKLGIALSKLAAEDPSFRVSTDPESGQTILKGMGELHLDIKVDILKRTYKVEANIGQPQVAYREKLTRRTEIDYTHKKQTGGTGQFARVKLVVEPNEPGAGYAFESKIVGGAVPKEYVPGVEKGLNSVLTAGILAGFPVVDIKVELIDGAYHEVDSSALAFEIASRAALREALQKGGSVLLEPVMKVEVVTPEDYTGSVIGDLNSRRGQIQGQDMRGNANVINAMVPLANMFGYVNQLRSFTQGRANFTMQFDHYEEVPRGEAEKVVAKYA; from the coding sequence ATGCCCCGCACGCACGCGATCGAGGACTACCGCAACTTCGGCATCATGGCCCACATCGATGCCGGCAAGACCACGACGACCGAGCGGATCCTCTACTACACCGGCAAGTCCCATAAGATCGGCGAGGTCCACGAGGGCGCCGCCACGATGGACTGGATGGAGCAGGAGCAGGAGCGTGGCATCACGATCACCTCGGCCGCGACGACCTGCTTCTGGCGCGACAAGCGCCTGAACATCATCGACACTCCCGGCCACGTCGACTTCACCATCGAGGTCGAGCGCTCGCTGCGCGTGCTCGACGGTGCGGTCTGCGTGCTCGACGGCAACCAGGGCGTCGAGCCCCAGACCGAGACCGTGTGGCGCCAGGCCGACAAGTACGATGTCCCGCGCGTCGTCTTCGTCAACAAGATGGACAAGATCGGCGCCGACTTCTTCAAGTGCGTCGCCGACATCATCGACCGCGTCGCCGGCAAGCCGGTCTGCCTGCAGCTGCCGATCGGCTCCGAGAACAATTTCCGCGGCGTGATCGACCTGATCAAGATGAAGGCGATCGTGTGGTCGGGCGAGGCGCTCGGGGCCAACTTCTCCGAGGAGGCGATCCCGGCCGACCTCGCCGAGCAGGCGGCGGAGTACCGCACGAAGCTCATCGAGGCCTGCGTCGAGATGGACGACGACGCCATGACCGCCTACCTCGACGGCGTCGAGCCGGACGAGGACACGATGCGCCGGCTCGTGCGCACGGCGGTGCAGCGGCGCGCCTTCCACCCGGTGCTCTGCGGCTCGGCCTTCAAGAACAAGGGCGTGCAGCCCCTGCTCGACGCCGTGGTCGACTACCTGCCCTCGCCCGCCGACCGCGGCGAGATCAAGGGCATCGACTACAAGACCGAGGAGGAGGTCGTCCGCCGGCCGTCCGACGCCGAGCCCTTCTCGATGCTGGCGTTCAAGATCATGGACGACCCGCATGTCGGCACCATCACCTTCTGCCGCATCTATTCCGGCAAGGTCGAGTCGGGCGCCAACCTCCTGAACTCGACCCGCGACAAGCGCGAGCGCGTCGGCCGCATGCTGCTGATGCACGCCAACAACCGCGAGGACATCAAGGAGGCCTACGCGGGCGACATCGTGGCGCTGGCGGGCCTCAAGGACACCCGCACCGGCGACACGCTCTGCGACCCGACCAAGGCGGTGATCCTCGAGAAGATGGAGTTCCCCGAGCCGGTCATCGAGATCGCCGTCGAGCCGAAGTCGAAGGCGGACCAGGAGAAGCTCGGCATCGCGCTCTCGAAGCTCGCCGCCGAGGACCCGTCCTTCCGGGTCTCGACCGATCCGGAATCGGGCCAGACCATCCTGAAGGGGATGGGCGAGCTCCACCTCGACATCAAGGTCGACATCCTGAAGCGCACCTACAAGGTCGAGGCCAATATCGGCCAGCCGCAGGTCGCCTACCGGGAGAAGCTGACCCGCCGGACCGAGATCGACTACACCCACAAGAAGCAGACCGGCGGCACCGGTCAGTTCGCGCGGGTGAAGCTGGTGGTCGAGCCGAACGAGCCGGGCGCCGGCTACGCCTTCGAGTCGAAGATCGTCGGCGGCGCGGTGCCCAAGGAGTACGTCCCGGGCGTCGAGAAGGGCCTCAACAGCGTGCTCACCGCGGGCATCCTGGCGGGCTTCCCGGTGGTCGACATCAAGGTGGAGCTGATCGACGGCGCCTACCACGAGGTCGATTCGTCGGCGCTCGCCTTCGAGATCGCCTCGCGGGCGGCGCTCCGCGAGGCCCTTCAGAAGGGCGGCTCGGTCCTGCTCGAGCCGGTGATGAAGGTCGAGGTCGTGACCCCGGAGGATTACACCGGCTCGGTCATCGGCGACCTGAACTCCCGGCGCGGCCAGATCCAGGGCCAGGACATGCGCGGCAACGCCAACGTCATCAACGCGATGGTGCCGCTCGCGAACATGTTCGGCTACGTGAACCAGCTCCGCTCCTTCACCCAGGGGCGCGCGAACTTCACGATGCAGTTCGACCACTACGAGGAGGTCCCGCGCGGCGAGGCCGAGAAGGTGGTGGCGAAGTACGCCTGA
- the rpsG gene encoding 30S ribosomal protein S7 yields MSRRHSAEKREIIPDPKYGDVVLTKFMNSVMYEGKKSVAESIVYGAFDIIESRARANPIEVFRAALDNVAPAIEVRSRRVGGATYQVPVEVRHERRQALAIRWLIQAARSRNDRTMVERLSAELLDAANNRGAAVKKREDTHRMAEANRAFSHYRW; encoded by the coding sequence ATGTCCCGCCGCCACTCTGCCGAGAAGCGTGAGATCATCCCGGATCCCAAGTACGGGGACGTGGTCCTCACCAAGTTCATGAACTCGGTCATGTACGAGGGCAAGAAGTCGGTCGCCGAGAGCATCGTGTACGGCGCCTTCGACATCATCGAGAGCCGGGCCCGCGCCAACCCGATCGAGGTGTTCCGCGCCGCCCTCGACAACGTCGCCCCGGCGATCGAGGTGCGCTCGCGGCGCGTCGGCGGCGCCACCTACCAGGTGCCGGTCGAGGTCCGTCACGAGCGCCGGCAGGCCCTGGCGATCCGCTGGCTGATCCAGGCCGCGCGCTCGCGCAACGACCGCACCATGGTCGAGCGCCTCTCCGCCGAACTCCTCGACGCCGCCAACAACCGCGGCGCAGCCGTCAAGAAGCGGGAAGACACCCACCGGATGGCCGAGGCCAACCGCGCCTTCTCGCATTACCGCTGGTAA
- the rpsL gene encoding 30S ribosomal protein S12 produces the protein MPTINQLIANPRKIQKSRNKVPALDACPQKRGVCTRVYTTTPKKPNSALRKVAKVRLTNGFEVIGYIPGEGHNLQEHSVVMIRGGRVKDLPGVRYHILRGVLDTQGVKNRKQRRSKYGAKRPK, from the coding sequence ATGCCGACGATCAACCAGCTGATCGCCAATCCGCGGAAGATCCAGAAGAGCCGCAACAAGGTGCCGGCCCTGGATGCCTGCCCGCAGAAGCGCGGCGTCTGCACCCGCGTCTACACCACGACGCCGAAGAAGCCGAACTCGGCGCTGCGCAAGGTGGCGAAGGTCCGCCTGACCAACGGCTTCGAGGTGATCGGCTACATTCCGGGCGAGGGTCACAACCTCCAGGAGCATTCCGTGGTCATGATCCGCGGCGGCCGCGTGAAGGACCTGCCGGGCGTGCGCTACCACATCCTGCGCGGCGTGCTCGACACCCAGGGCGTCAAGAACCGCAAGCAGCGCCGCTCGAAGTACGGCGCCAAGCGGCCGAAGTAA